One Tolypothrix bouteillei VB521301 DNA window includes the following coding sequences:
- the murD gene encoding UDP-N-acetylmuramoyl-L-alanine--D-glutamate ligase: MPRAHVIGLGKSGVAAARLLKREGWEVELSDRNTSPNLLQQQQELAAEQIAVKLGYSLELAPSDLPQLIVVSPGVPWDISPLLKAREMGIETIGEMELAWRELRSIPWVAVTGTNGKTTTTSLIAAIFQKAGLNAPACGNIGYAACEVALSLERNGGRGEGESGGETSIQNQIDWVIAELSSYQIESSPSVAPRIGIWTTFTPDHLSRHKTLENYYNIKAHLLQQSQLQVFNGDDPYLRQVGEKEWSSAYWTSIKGKESLLNSKGYYIEDGWVVETKGGASSEDERIVEASTLRMVGEHNLQNLLMSVAAARLAGIHKDAIARSVREFPGVPHRLEHICTWEGINFINDSKATNYDAAEVGLASVKSPLILIAGGEAKAGDDTGFLAKIKAKAAFVLLIGNAAPAFAQRLQQQGYESYEVVETMDRAVSRSAELAKQYQAPVVLLSPACASFDQYANFEQRGDHFRRLCLEISHK, translated from the coding sequence ATGCCAAGAGCTCATGTAATTGGATTAGGAAAGTCCGGTGTTGCTGCGGCGAGATTGTTGAAACGGGAGGGTTGGGAGGTAGAGCTAAGCGATCGCAATACTTCCCCCAACCTTCTCCAACAACAACAAGAACTTGCCGCAGAACAAATCGCTGTGAAACTGGGCTATTCTCTAGAACTCGCTCCATCAGATTTACCCCAATTAATCGTTGTTAGTCCCGGCGTGCCTTGGGATATATCACCATTACTTAAAGCACGAGAAATGGGGATAGAAACCATTGGCGAAATGGAACTTGCTTGGAGAGAGTTGCGATCGATTCCCTGGGTTGCAGTTACGGGTACGAATGGAAAAACGACGACAACATCCTTAATTGCTGCCATTTTTCAAAAAGCAGGCTTAAATGCTCCCGCATGCGGTAACATTGGCTACGCAGCTTGTGAAGTTGCCTTGTCCCTTGAGAGGAATGGAGGACGGGGAGAGGGGGAAAGTGGGGGAGAAACCTCAATCCAAAATCAAATTGATTGGGTGATAGCGGAACTCAGCAGTTATCAAATAGAATCATCACCTTCAGTCGCACCTAGAATTGGTATTTGGACAACTTTTACGCCCGATCACCTCAGTCGTCATAAAACTTTAGAAAACTACTACAACATAAAAGCTCATTTGCTGCAACAATCGCAGTTGCAAGTGTTTAATGGTGACGACCCCTACCTAAGACAAGTGGGAGAAAAAGAGTGGTCGAGTGCTTACTGGACAAGTATCAAGGGGAAAGAGAGTTTATTAAACTCCAAAGGTTACTACATTGAAGATGGTTGGGTTGTAGAGACAAAAGGTGGTGCATCTTCAGAAGATGAACGCATTGTAGAAGCATCGACGTTGCGAATGGTAGGAGAACACAACCTGCAAAATTTGTTAATGTCCGTTGCTGCAGCAAGGCTAGCAGGAATTCACAAAGATGCTATTGCTCGATCTGTCCGTGAATTTCCTGGTGTTCCCCATCGTCTCGAACATATCTGTACTTGGGAAGGCATCAATTTTATTAACGACAGCAAAGCCACGAACTATGATGCGGCTGAAGTGGGTTTAGCTTCCGTGAAAAGCCCACTTATTTTAATTGCAGGTGGAGAAGCTAAAGCTGGTGATGACACGGGATTTTTGGCAAAGATAAAAGCTAAAGCAGCCTTTGTATTGCTGATAGGGAACGCCGCTCCTGCATTTGCCCAACGTTTGCAACAACAAGGGTATGAAAGCTACGAAGTTGTAGAAACAATGGATAGGGCTGTTTCGAGATCGGCAGAATTGGCAAAACAGTATCAAGCACCAGTCGTACTGTTATCTCCTGCTTGTGCGAGTTTCGACCAATACGCCAATTTTGAACAACGGGGCGATCATTTCAGGCGATTGTGTTTGGAAATTTCTCACAAGTAA
- a CDS encoding permease, with amino-acid sequence MNQLNNGFTLFLSLLVEAIPFLLLGVLFSSLLLFFVDERKLAEKMPKNPVLGALLGSLVGFLFPVCECGNVPVARRLLMQGVPTPVAIGFLLAAPTINPVVIWATWTAFRDQPEIVVLRVFFSLLIAVIVGTVFSVQKDLTAIVQPSIARYLKFNPPKSSKSKRSTKDKQNNALQQGLGVPTLLQSGTYMLGGQAGQTIRMDATTLQAAMAASGPSKPLMDKLRLLVDNCVQELRELGAVLIMGSAIAAAVQVLAPRDLIISLGSGPISSIAAMLILAGVVSICSTVDSFFALSFASTFTSGSLVAFLVFGPMIDIKGVGLMLSVFKPKAVLYLFALAAQLTFLFTLFVNLHVF; translated from the coding sequence ATGAATCAATTGAACAATGGTTTCACTCTATTTCTTAGTCTGCTAGTCGAGGCGATTCCTTTTTTGTTACTGGGAGTTTTGTTCTCCAGTTTGTTGCTGTTTTTTGTAGATGAACGTAAATTGGCGGAGAAAATGCCTAAAAACCCAGTACTGGGTGCTTTATTGGGAAGCTTAGTGGGATTTCTGTTCCCTGTTTGTGAGTGTGGCAATGTACCGGTGGCGCGGCGATTGCTGATGCAGGGAGTCCCTACACCAGTGGCAATTGGTTTTTTGCTAGCAGCACCAACTATTAACCCTGTCGTGATCTGGGCAACTTGGACTGCATTTCGAGACCAACCGGAAATAGTGGTGTTAAGAGTTTTCTTCTCCTTATTAATTGCAGTTATCGTTGGGACAGTTTTTAGTGTTCAAAAAGACCTAACTGCGATAGTGCAACCTTCAATAGCTCGTTATCTAAAATTTAATCCACCTAAATCCTCCAAATCCAAACGCAGCACAAAAGACAAACAGAACAACGCATTGCAGCAAGGATTGGGAGTTCCCACTCTATTACAATCAGGAACTTATATGTTAGGAGGGCAAGCAGGACAAACCATACGGATGGATGCAACTACTTTGCAAGCAGCTATGGCAGCTTCTGGTCCGAGTAAACCCCTGATGGATAAGTTGCGGTTATTGGTAGACAATTGCGTACAGGAACTGCGCGAGCTAGGGGCAGTTTTGATTATGGGAAGCGCTATTGCAGCTGCGGTTCAAGTACTAGCGCCCCGCGATCTGATTATCAGCTTGGGTTCCGGTCCGATTAGTTCAATTGCTGCCATGCTTATCCTAGCGGGAGTCGTATCGATTTGTTCAACTGTTGATTCATTTTTTGCCTTGTCTTTTGCCTCGACCTTTACCAGTGGTTCGTTAGTGGCTTTTCTGGTATTTGGACCAATGATTGATATCAAAGGTGTTGGTTTAATGTTATCGGTCTTTAAACCGAAGGCTGTTCTATACTTATTTGCTCTTGCAGCACAACTTACATTTTTATTCACCCTTTTTGTTAACTTACACGTCTTTTAA
- a CDS encoding WD40 repeat domain-containing protein encodes MEPGLKLLIQLVLEFAPVIANFIEKRSEASSSITKFIPTEEIKQVLETVSSASQSMSYVKEADQEKIQQQQLAVYYHKAQLQIATYQRETALKLPEVNKIFDSWPLRLSPSQILESHPKNGRTPLKIFLAPPKIEFDKYDRREEDISTIELKLAEGLRDFLNNYYSLHDPVRPTEFLAGAWDSKRFHSESSIKALYGMLKTEPVLILESEASGDYLNFRIGYWGIGQENYYYKTIAQLPLKEIVYQSAKNRALEWRNIRDELITLGEDLEEIRILGQDNAANLEILEKEERWKAKGIDVSKLSLKYHVNHQDLEKLCQILVTCHILAASWVTDSYHLIYHDVPPRLPELLPSLLEDNLDVTTLQAIATGYKQLYQALQIERDYWIPELALQLAHSLSHLSDRSWAQQQLDYSINAWLRLRQVTHQPGNHLLEEMRSAVRVEDEEYLEKLKQCFAMVGDNQSMIYVKGLLNIIANLKAQRKQESAYYLSYTLTGHSDKITSVAISSDGLTAVSGSADKTIKVWNLSTGKVIRTLTGNIGEVSSVAVSADGNFLAVGSCEHPKSNVKVWYLPTGKLVHTLLGHQKPVNCITISPDGQILATGSNKIKIWNLQTGDRICTLWHSSVVYDAVISSDGTTLASGSSDHKIRLWNPRTGDPLHTFSGHSGAVNSVAMSSDGLLLVSGSADATVKVWHLDGGQVLHTLTGHSDEVKSVAISPDGLSIFSASADTTINMWCLQTGELLQTFSGHSAVVNSIAISPNGKFIVSGSSDKTIKIWQLNSQP; translated from the coding sequence ATGGAGCCAGGATTAAAGTTACTCATCCAACTTGTACTAGAGTTTGCACCTGTTATTGCAAATTTTATAGAAAAAAGAAGTGAAGCCAGTTCCTCTATAACAAAATTTATTCCTACAGAGGAAATCAAGCAAGTTCTTGAGACTGTCAGTAGCGCCAGTCAAAGCATGAGTTATGTGAAAGAAGCAGACCAAGAAAAAATTCAACAACAGCAGTTAGCAGTTTATTATCATAAAGCACAATTACAGATAGCAACGTATCAGCGTGAAACAGCTCTTAAGCTACCTGAAGTTAATAAAATTTTTGACAGCTGGCCTTTGCGCTTATCACCTTCACAGATTTTAGAATCTCATCCTAAGAATGGACGCACCCCGCTAAAAATTTTCCTTGCTCCTCCCAAGATCGAGTTTGATAAGTACGATCGCCGTGAAGAAGATATTTCCACTATAGAGTTAAAATTAGCAGAAGGATTGCGAGATTTTCTTAACAACTATTACTCACTTCACGATCCTGTCAGACCAACAGAGTTTTTAGCAGGAGCTTGGGATAGCAAACGTTTTCACAGCGAATCTAGTATTAAAGCTCTGTATGGAATGTTGAAAACAGAGCCTGTTTTGATTTTAGAGTCTGAGGCGAGTGGCGATTACCTCAATTTCCGCATTGGTTATTGGGGGATTGGACAAGAAAACTATTATTATAAAACCATTGCTCAATTACCATTAAAAGAAATTGTTTATCAATCAGCTAAAAACCGTGCTTTGGAGTGGAGAAACATTAGAGATGAACTGATAACGTTGGGCGAAGATTTAGAGGAAATTCGCATTCTCGGTCAAGATAATGCTGCTAACTTAGAAATTTTGGAAAAGGAGGAAAGATGGAAAGCTAAAGGAATTGATGTCAGTAAATTATCGTTAAAATATCACGTCAATCATCAAGATCTTGAAAAACTTTGCCAGATTTTAGTAACTTGCCATATTCTAGCAGCCAGTTGGGTAACCGATTCTTACCACTTAATTTATCATGATGTGCCCCCTAGATTACCAGAATTGCTGCCCAGTTTGTTAGAAGATAATCTTGATGTGACAACACTACAAGCGATCGCAACAGGTTACAAGCAACTTTACCAAGCACTACAGATAGAACGCGATTACTGGATTCCTGAATTAGCTTTGCAACTCGCTCACAGTTTGTCTCATTTAAGCGATCGCAGTTGGGCACAGCAACAACTTGACTATTCTATCAACGCTTGGTTGAGATTGCGTCAAGTTACCCATCAACCAGGAAACCACCTTTTAGAAGAAATGCGATCCGCCGTGAGAGTAGAAGATGAAGAATATCTAGAAAAGTTAAAACAATGTTTTGCTATGGTTGGCGACAATCAAAGCATGATTTATGTGAAAGGGCTTTTGAATATAATAGCTAACCTCAAAGCACAAAGAAAACAAGAATCTGCTTATTATCTGAGCTATACTTTAACCGGGCATTCTGACAAAATTACATCAGTTGCCATTAGTTCTGATGGGTTGACTGCAGTCAGCGGTTCGGCAGATAAAACTATTAAGGTATGGAATCTTTCAACTGGAAAAGTGATTCGCACGTTAACAGGAAATATTGGAGAAGTCTCATCTGTTGCGGTTAGTGCTGATGGAAATTTTCTGGCTGTTGGGAGTTGCGAACATCCTAAAAGTAACGTTAAAGTTTGGTATCTTCCAACAGGTAAACTAGTACACACGCTCCTAGGTCATCAAAAACCAGTTAACTGTATAACTATTAGCCCTGACGGACAAATTTTGGCTACAGGTAGTAATAAAATTAAAATCTGGAACCTGCAAACAGGCGATCGCATTTGTACCCTTTGGCATTCATCTGTAGTTTATGATGCTGTTATCAGTTCCGATGGCACAACTTTAGCCAGCGGTAGCAGCGACCATAAAATTAGGTTGTGGAATCCACGCACAGGCGATCCATTACATACCTTTAGCGGACATTCAGGTGCTGTGAATTCAGTCGCTATGAGTTCAGATGGTTTACTTCTAGTTAGTGGTAGTGCTGATGCAACTGTTAAAGTTTGGCATCTAGACGGCGGTCAAGTCCTCCATACTTTAACTGGACATTCAGATGAAGTAAAATCGGTAGCCATCAGTCCAGATGGGCTAAGTATCTTCAGCGCCAGTGCAGACACAACAATTAATATGTGGTGTTTGCAGACGGGAGAATTGCTACAAACTTTCTCTGGACATTCAGCAGTCGTGAATTCTATTGCTATAAGTCCAAATGGTAAATTTATCGTCAGTGGTAGCTCCGACAAGACAATCAAAATTTGGCAGTTAAATAGTCAGCCATAA
- a CDS encoding TIGR03943 family putative permease subunit, with protein sequence MASQNRKAKIKNALLPWLDVLALTAWGVLILKYWLTNKLVLLIHPDYFWLAVTGAVGLLVLSFLKAGQLLQRRRGEVLPDMQHFTIFPPGFGSVLLSVVAILGLVITPRVFASQTALQRGVTDFVGTSRVQPQAFRASVRPEERTLVDWVRTLTVYPEPDTYTGQRAKVQGFVIHPPELGKEYLFVARFVLTCCAADAYPIGLPVKLKEPRDKYPPDTWLEIEGQMVTETIKDKRQLTIAASSLRKIAQPKNPYSY encoded by the coding sequence ATGGCTTCCCAAAATCGAAAAGCAAAAATCAAAAATGCACTACTACCCTGGTTAGACGTTTTAGCGCTGACAGCCTGGGGAGTTTTAATTCTAAAATATTGGTTGACTAACAAACTCGTCTTATTAATTCACCCTGATTACTTTTGGTTGGCAGTAACGGGTGCCGTAGGACTGCTCGTTCTCAGTTTTTTAAAAGCGGGGCAACTTTTACAACGGCGACGAGGTGAGGTTCTTCCCGATATGCAACACTTTACTATTTTTCCGCCTGGATTCGGTAGTGTTTTACTGTCTGTTGTAGCGATTCTGGGATTAGTTATAACACCCCGTGTCTTTGCCAGTCAAACAGCTCTTCAACGAGGTGTGACGGATTTTGTCGGAACATCACGCGTCCAACCTCAGGCTTTTCGTGCTTCTGTTCGTCCGGAGGAAAGAACTTTAGTAGATTGGGTACGCACGCTTACTGTTTATCCAGAGCCCGATACTTACACCGGACAAAGGGCTAAAGTACAGGGGTTTGTTATTCACCCACCGGAACTTGGAAAAGAATACTTGTTCGTAGCACGATTCGTGCTGACTTGCTGTGCTGCAGATGCTTATCCCATAGGATTACCTGTAAAATTAAAAGAACCTCGCGATAAATATCCACCCGATACCTGGTTGGAAATTGAAGGGCAAATGGTAACGGAAACTATAAAAGATAAGCGTCAACTTACCATCGCAGCTTCCTCTTTAAGAAAAATCGCTCAACCCAAAAATCCTTATAGTTATTAA
- a CDS encoding sensor histidine kinase gives MSQESSLQILPPFLSGSSNSDLGLESTLRELPAYNFCVETNFTGAEVAVYFDKFPLLPGVILVEKGKYMGMVSRRRLLEFLIRPYGQELFFQQPLSVLYSYARTEVLLLTENTPILAAIQLALRRSAELLGEPVVVHTAPDIYRLLDVQELNVASWQIRGIETQVRYERSQALMVKNDKMANLGRLVDGVAHEILDPLNFIWGNLAHVDNYSQDLMKLVAAYEQENFPLSEETNQIKQEIELDFLQQDLSRAIASIRAGAERLKKLVTGLQNFCHIDEVYPKPADIHANIDSIILLINSRITGEIEIVKNYGHLPPVSCFIGQLNQVFMNILSQAVDTLLNEAVRQQMHLETVATDQKPRIEITTQVISRKVNIPNVPDSRWISICIADNGPGISQELQKQIIDSFSIEKRADKETNLSVSYRIIKARHGGELNLYSELGKGTEFQILLPLV, from the coding sequence GTGTCACAAGAATCCAGTTTGCAAATATTACCACCATTTTTATCTGGTAGCAGTAATAGTGACTTAGGTTTAGAGTCAACCCTCAGAGAACTACCAGCATACAACTTTTGTGTGGAGACAAATTTCACTGGTGCTGAAGTTGCTGTCTATTTCGATAAATTTCCTCTTCTACCGGGAGTCATTTTAGTAGAGAAAGGAAAGTATATGGGAATGGTTTCACGGCGGCGACTGCTAGAATTTTTGATTCGCCCATACGGACAGGAGTTATTTTTTCAGCAACCACTGAGTGTTCTTTACAGTTATGCTCGCACAGAGGTTTTGTTACTTACAGAAAATACCCCCATATTAGCAGCAATACAACTGGCGTTAAGACGCTCTGCCGAACTCTTAGGAGAACCTGTAGTTGTACATACAGCACCCGATATCTATAGGTTGTTGGATGTACAAGAATTAAATGTTGCCTCTTGGCAAATTCGGGGAATAGAAACTCAAGTGCGGTATGAGCGCAGTCAAGCCCTGATGGTTAAAAATGATAAAATGGCGAATCTAGGTCGTTTAGTAGATGGGGTGGCGCACGAAATTCTTGACCCTTTAAATTTTATTTGGGGTAATTTAGCTCATGTTGATAATTACAGCCAAGACTTAATGAAGTTGGTTGCAGCTTATGAACAAGAAAATTTTCCTCTATCTGAAGAAACCAATCAGATTAAACAAGAAATTGAATTAGATTTTTTACAACAAGATTTATCAAGAGCGATCGCTAGTATTCGTGCTGGAGCAGAAAGATTAAAAAAGTTGGTAACTGGATTGCAAAATTTCTGTCATATTGATGAAGTCTACCCAAAACCAGCAGATATACACGCCAATATAGACAGCATTATATTATTAATTAATAGCAGAATAACAGGAGAAATCGAAATAGTTAAAAATTACGGTCATCTCCCACCAGTCTCTTGCTTTATTGGTCAATTAAATCAAGTCTTCATGAATATTTTGAGCCAAGCCGTAGATACACTGCTTAATGAAGCAGTGAGACAGCAAATGCATCTAGAGACTGTAGCCACAGATCAAAAACCAAGAATTGAGATTACGACGCAAGTCATTTCGCGAAAAGTTAATATACCAAATGTACCAGACTCTCGGTGGATCTCAATTTGTATTGCTGATAACGGACCGGGAATATCTCAAGAATTGCAAAAGCAAATTATTGATTCTTTTTCCATAGAAAAACGTGCTGATAAAGAAACCAATTTATCAGTTAGTTATCGAATTATAAAAGCCAGACATGGTGGTGAGTTAAACTTGTATTCCGAACTTGGCAAAGGCACAGAGTTTCAAATTCTCTTACCTCTCGTCTAA
- a CDS encoding Ig-like domain-containing protein yields MSTKAFFHPIDRVAISFLLILSLLTGLLILQGDAVKPGVRNFSWENQKIGADDSSFALTFSRPMDTKTVEENLRIDPPLAGKVSWAGRRMVYTLLTPAPYGTNYNVKLQGARDKFSEKEGKNRLIKPFTGTFRTRDRVILYVGADKEDKGQLVLYNLTQEQKKVLTPKDLVVMDYKPFPNGEKILFSARSTNTQDLTSSQLYTTTTGISAISDKKAEPASKIELILDNKEYQNLKFDLSPDGQTIVVQRGKKDDPSDFGLWFLPANQNNDGNDSDGPVLKRLQSQPVGDFVITPDSKAVAVAQGQGAAILPLQSDASKPLDFLPQFGLVQAFSKDGSQAAMVKFNTDYTKDLFLVTNQGIQRQLLRTPGSILSCQFDTASPTLYCLLTQILPGGLYQEQPYLVALDLKSGQQKPLMVLPAEQRNVEMSLAPDGLGLLFDQIVPQSTPTGSSPANLLTTDDGQAISTSSLWLMPLLPISDPSASAEIKPEQLPLVGFHPRWLP; encoded by the coding sequence ATGAGTACCAAAGCTTTTTTCCATCCTATAGATCGTGTTGCAATATCATTTTTGCTTATCCTTAGCCTGCTGACAGGGCTGTTGATCTTACAAGGTGATGCGGTTAAACCAGGTGTCAGGAATTTTAGTTGGGAAAATCAAAAAATTGGCGCAGATGATTCTTCTTTTGCCCTCACTTTTAGTCGTCCTATGGACACAAAAACTGTAGAGGAAAATTTGAGAATCGATCCACCTCTAGCAGGTAAAGTCAGTTGGGCGGGGCGGCGAATGGTTTATACTTTGCTCACACCAGCGCCTTACGGAACCAATTATAATGTCAAGTTACAAGGTGCAAGAGATAAATTCTCGGAAAAAGAGGGAAAAAACAGGTTAATAAAACCTTTTACAGGAACTTTCCGCACGAGAGATCGAGTGATTCTTTATGTAGGGGCTGACAAAGAAGATAAAGGGCAATTAGTTCTTTACAACTTAACTCAAGAGCAAAAAAAAGTTCTGACACCTAAAGATTTAGTTGTGATGGACTATAAGCCATTTCCAAATGGAGAGAAAATTTTATTTTCAGCTCGTTCTACTAATACTCAGGATTTAACTTCATCTCAACTATACACTACAACCACGGGGATTTCTGCAATTTCCGATAAAAAAGCAGAACCAGCTAGTAAAATCGAGCTGATTTTAGATAACAAAGAATATCAAAATCTGAAATTTGACTTATCTCCAGACGGTCAAACTATTGTTGTGCAACGAGGTAAAAAAGATGACCCCAGTGACTTTGGGTTGTGGTTTCTGCCTGCAAATCAAAACAATGATGGCAACGATTCTGACGGACCAGTTCTGAAACGCTTGCAAAGTCAACCCGTAGGAGACTTTGTGATTACACCAGATAGTAAAGCTGTGGCGGTTGCACAAGGACAGGGTGCAGCAATATTACCATTACAATCGGATGCTAGCAAACCCCTAGATTTTTTACCACAGTTTGGTCTGGTGCAAGCTTTTTCTAAAGATGGTTCTCAAGCAGCAATGGTTAAGTTTAATACGGACTACACAAAAGATTTGTTCTTGGTGACTAACCAAGGAATTCAGAGACAACTGCTACGCACGCCGGGATCGATTCTTAGCTGCCAGTTTGATACTGCTTCACCGACTCTATATTGTCTGCTGACACAAATACTACCAGGAGGATTGTATCAAGAGCAACCCTACTTAGTCGCGCTAGATCTAAAAAGCGGGCAACAGAAACCTCTGATGGTACTTCCTGCCGAACAACGGAATGTAGAAATGAGTTTAGCACCTGACGGTTTGGGTTTGCTGTTTGACCAAATTGTGCCACAATCAACTCCTACGGGTTCCTCGCCTGCAAATCTATTGACAACTGATGACGGTCAAGCAATATCTACTAGCAGTTTGTGGTTGATGCCTTTGCTACCTATCTCTGACCCCTCAGCCTCTGCAGAGATTAAGCCAGAACAGCTTCCTCTAGTGGGTTTTCATCCCCGTTGGTTGCCATAA
- the glyS gene encoding glycine--tRNA ligase subunit beta codes for MKEFLLEVGTEELPAGFLSNALTQWRSHIPKTLSTNSLSYDAVEVYGTPRRLAVLIKGLPSQQPDREEEIKGPPAQAAFKDGKPTPAAQGFAKKQGVELDALEVRATDKGDFVFVQKVTPGRPITEILTELVPEWIWSLEGKRLMRWGDGEQKFSRPIRWLIALLDETVLPIKLENGSESITSDRISQGHRILHPQPVTVTKATDYVNVLRSACVVVDTEERKNTITQQVKESAQKLDGYAEIYPDLLEEVTNLVEFPSSVVGKFESEFLNLPTEVITTVMVSHQRYFPVFKSSDAKELLPYFVTVSNGNPEKSEIIAVGNERVIRARLYDGRFFYDSDLQKPLESFLPQLEKVTFQEDLGSLRAKVDRICKIAQQITEQLQLGETEGEKILKAALLCKADLVSQMVYEFPELQGIMGQKYAAASGESEEVSAAIFEHYLPRGANDILPQTLTGQIVGLADRLDTLVSIFGLGMIPTGSSDPFALRRAANAVINITWAANLPINLQQLLEQIAVDFVKAHNKDKQQLVTVLEEFFLQRLKTLLQEEKQIDYDLVNAVLGENDPEYAERSLKDLLDVRDRALFLQQIRNDGTLDNIYETVNRSARLATQGDLDTQQLDPTDVIRTSLFQKPSEEAFYNSIVGLVPQTQAAKESRNYRQLVTALEKIATTVSTFFDGPDSVLVMDPDPQIKQNRLNLLGLLRNHARVLADFGSVVKNL; via the coding sequence ATGAAGGAATTTTTATTAGAAGTTGGTACAGAGGAGCTACCTGCGGGATTTTTGAGTAATGCTCTGACCCAATGGCGATCGCACATTCCAAAAACACTCTCAACCAACAGTCTGTCCTACGATGCTGTAGAAGTTTACGGAACGCCCCGCCGATTGGCTGTTCTTATCAAAGGTTTACCATCTCAGCAACCAGATAGAGAGGAAGAAATTAAAGGTCCGCCAGCCCAAGCAGCATTTAAAGATGGCAAACCAACACCTGCAGCCCAAGGTTTTGCCAAAAAACAAGGTGTGGAACTAGATGCGTTGGAAGTCCGCGCTACAGATAAGGGAGACTTTGTTTTTGTACAGAAAGTGACTCCCGGTCGCCCAATTACAGAAATTTTAACAGAACTTGTACCGGAATGGATTTGGAGTTTAGAGGGTAAGCGGTTGATGCGCTGGGGTGATGGAGAGCAAAAGTTCTCTCGACCTATTCGCTGGTTAATTGCTTTGTTAGATGAGACGGTTTTACCGATTAAGTTAGAGAATGGTTCTGAGTCAATAACAAGCGATCGCATTTCACAAGGTCATCGCATTTTGCATCCGCAACCCGTAACAGTGACAAAAGCAACTGACTACGTTAACGTATTGCGTTCTGCTTGTGTTGTTGTAGATACCGAAGAACGGAAAAATACCATTACACAGCAAGTCAAAGAGTCAGCACAAAAGTTAGATGGTTACGCAGAAATCTACCCTGATTTGTTAGAGGAAGTCACAAATCTTGTGGAATTTCCCTCATCTGTTGTTGGCAAATTTGAATCTGAATTTTTGAACCTACCTACTGAGGTGATTACCACTGTTATGGTAAGTCACCAACGCTATTTTCCCGTGTTCAAGTCGAGCGATGCGAAGGAACTGTTGCCATATTTTGTAACGGTTTCCAATGGCAATCCTGAAAAGTCAGAAATTATTGCTGTCGGAAATGAAAGAGTTATCCGGGCTCGCTTGTATGACGGTCGATTTTTCTACGACTCGGATTTACAAAAGCCCTTGGAAAGCTTTTTGCCTCAATTGGAAAAAGTAACATTTCAAGAAGATTTAGGTTCTTTACGTGCAAAAGTAGACCGGATTTGTAAAATTGCCCAACAAATTACAGAACAACTACAATTGGGTGAAACCGAAGGAGAAAAAATTCTAAAAGCTGCGTTACTTTGCAAAGCAGACCTAGTGAGTCAAATGGTATATGAATTCCCTGAGTTACAGGGAATTATGGGACAAAAGTATGCTGCGGCTAGTGGAGAATCAGAGGAAGTATCAGCAGCTATTTTTGAACATTATTTACCCAGAGGAGCAAATGATATTCTACCCCAAACTTTAACAGGTCAAATTGTGGGGTTGGCAGACAGACTGGATACTCTAGTTAGTATCTTTGGATTGGGTATGATTCCTACAGGTTCTTCCGATCCCTTTGCCCTACGACGAGCGGCAAATGCTGTTATTAACATTACCTGGGCTGCTAACTTACCAATTAATTTACAACAGTTACTAGAACAAATTGCTGTGGATTTTGTCAAAGCACATAACAAAGACAAACAGCAGTTAGTGACGGTTTTAGAGGAGTTCTTCTTGCAACGGCTCAAGACTTTACTACAAGAAGAAAAGCAAATTGATTATGACTTGGTAAATGCTGTTTTGGGGGAAAATGACCCAGAATACGCGGAAAGGTCATTAAAGGATTTATTGGATGTTCGCGATCGCGCCTTATTCCTCCAACAAATTCGCAATGATGGTACGTTAGATAACATTTATGAAACAGTCAACCGCTCGGCTCGTTTAGCAACACAGGGAGATTTGGATACACAACAGCTCGATCCAACAGATGTAATTCGCACTTCCCTTTTCCAAAAACCTTCAGAAGAAGCATTCTACAATAGCATTGTAGGTTTAGTACCTCAAACACAAGCCGCTAAGGAGTCACGAAATTACAGACAGTTAGTCACAGCCCTAGAGAAGATTGCGACCACAGTTAGCACCTTTTTTGACGGTCCCGACAGCGTATTGGTTATGGACCCCGATCCCCAAATCAAACAAAATCGGTTAAATTTGCTGGGGTTACTCCGCAATCATGCTCGTGTATTAGCAGACTTTGGTTCCGTTGTCAAAAACTTGTAG